Within Populus trichocarpa isolate Nisqually-1 chromosome 6, P.trichocarpa_v4.1, whole genome shotgun sequence, the genomic segment aatttttttaggtgtaagaaaaatattccatgtgcacaaaaaaattaaactttattggAATTAATCTGATATTATCTAATTGACTTcgcaaaatcaaagttaaactAAATGGCTAATagaaatatagtttgattaaaaagattaagataatatttttttaaaaaaaatattgaaacgataacatattagattaactcgagttaacttatcaaattcaCTACAcaagcatagtttttaaacccaaccCGGTGGTCGACCCGGTATAATGATCGGGTTACGGGTCAGatgagttgacccgggttaacccgggtcaacccaaaaaaaaaaaatttcttcaaccaaaaaaaaaagaatttcttgcTTGCCCTTGCCCTTggactaataataataataagcgtcgttgaaagaaagaaaagtttacAGAGAACAACCTTGCTTGCCACTCATGTTTTGACAAATCTAAAACCAAACATTGCTTGTCCTTATAAAATTAGCACAATTACCTTCACAACACAGTACACACAAATCCCTATCTCGCTTTTTACAAACTACCTCCACAGCCACCACAAGCCCACCATCACCTCCTCAATTTTAGGATTCAAAGTTCCTTCTCAAAGGCGTATAAGAgattacaaaatacaagagcAATGCCTCCCTTCACAACCACAGCTATTATGTCATCTCAAAGCAGCAACCCTAATGGAAGGGGTCCACTAAGGTTGTTGGAGGACATATCTAGCTCACGTAAGCTACACATTCCTCTAAAGGATCTTGGAATTCCACCTTCAAGTTGATTATCGGCAAGATGAAGATTCATGAGAGAAGTCATTTTCCCGAAAGAATCTGGAATAGAACCTTGTAACTGGTTGGCAGATAGGTCAAGATCAACAAGGATATCACTGGAGTTGGACAACCAGGGGACTATTGATGAAGAAAGATGGTTGAATGAAAGATCAAGGATAGCAAGAGATCTTGAAGAATTGACGAAAGAAAGAGCTGAAGGAACGATGATATATAAATCAgccgggtctcacccgggtttgacagggtggaccgggtcccgggtcgaccgggtttcgccGGGCCAATTTTCAagcgggtttttgcctccacccggaccggtcccaggcccgggtcgacccgccgggccggtccgggttttaaaactctaTACACAAGTCATGAAACCTGataaccctatatatatatatatatatatatatatatatatatataaactcaattctcaatcaatccaatattaaagagtgaaattgaaaaaaaaatcaactaaaagaaTAAGTCGAGTCAACCAAGTTAATTTGTCAAACATGGGTCATGAAACCAAGATAAttatatagaaagcaaatcgaaataaactataaaactccattcttaattaatataatgttgaattataaaattaaaaaaaatcaattataaaaagggCACAAAAAACCACCCGAGTCAACTGACTAACCCATGACCCCGGTTATAAAACCAAGATAAACTCATAAAACACaacccaaaataaattatgaagcttaattctcaatcaatcaaatattgaatgataaagtaaaaaaatcaactaaaaaaaagagaaaaaacccaagtcaaccGGCGTAACTTGTGACATGAATCATGGAGTTggttgaaagaaaattaaaaaaaaatatgaatcataATCCTTAATCAACCCATTGTTGAAGGattatattggaaaaaaaataaagaaataaagaaaaaaaatactttgatcaACCTGGATTAACTTATCAAACCCAGGTCTGGAAATTGTgataactctaaaaaaaaaaatagaaaatttcaattttcaatcaacctattataaatgatggaattgaaattttttttttaaattaaaacatgaacaaaacaaattcaaatcaaCTTGACTAACCCGCAAAACTCGcaacctaggtcatgagactgtaataaccccatagaaatcaaataaataaatcatggagCCCAactctcaatcaattcaatgttgaagaataaaattaaaaaatacataattaaaaataacaaaaaactaatCGGAGTCAACACGACTAACTCGCAAAACTTACGATCTAGATCAAGAGACCGAGGtaacttcatataaaacaaattgatataaattatgaagttcaatattgagtaaaactaatattaaatgataaaattaataaaaaaattaaaattaaaaacaaaaaaatctcgaGACCAAAATGAATTTGCCGAGgcatttcattttcattgctAAGGAAAATACCAGAGCCTTTTAGTatacattaataattatttttacttcaattttGTGTTGTGAAAGACaactcaaaaatcaattctCCTCGTCTTGGACATGATTTCAACCtgaatttaaaagtattaatttaataattagtaCATTCTTCATATATACTAAAATACAAATGTAATCTGCAATCAagttattaaatgataaaaatacaaacatcaAATAGTTTCTGAATATCCATGTCACTCCAAGGGAACAAATAATAACATTGATGATTTAAtgaagattaaataaataacttttggatacaaaaaacttattatgataaaaaaataaacaaagaggtAAATGTTcagtttaaaaagaaaaaggaagaagaaagatgagtATTGAGTACTTGACTTTTAACTAATATAGCatgaaaatatttctttttttagataatgttttattatttctttcttcgaaaatgatatttctttttttaattaaaccacctcctaataataaatattttttttttacgtctGTTTATGCCGGCGGCTTGAGTGTGGCCGTTCAGGATCGAGCCCTGCAACCAAAACGCCAATCGAAAGTTGATTTCCGATGTGCTCTTCCAACGATCAAATCAATCACCTTcttcttatatataaaataataatattccaAGCTTTCCAGGTGCGTCTATTATTCTACTTTCCTTTTATGTACActtcttcttttgttgttgCTTGGTCTCTCTCAGGCATGTCTTTCTTACGTGATCCTCCATTAATTGtgggtttattttaatttctgtgGTTGTGGTTGAAGTTgggtataatttaattatgtataaaaattaattataaaagttaatttttcttgttttttctatttttttggtgGATTTCATATATCAAACTCAACATcaacttttaaaacaaacacattTTAAGGGTGACATGTTTTTTCGTGCCGACAACCAAAgttatataaaatcttgatttttattttattttaaattatatttttatgttattagattattttaattttttgatattaaaaaaaaatttaaaaattaaaaaaaaatttcatacatttacaataaaaaaacactttaaaaaatatcacggTAGCCCCTGCACGCGTTGGTTTCCTAGCTGGATTACTACACACCGATTGATTCAATGATGGACGTGAAGGCCAAAGCAATGCAGCTAAATGATTCAGCTCTGTCGCACCAGCAAAAGACCCAGCCCTGATATAGGATAAGATCACTAAAGAGAGATCGAGCGAGGAACAGGTAAAAACAAGGTAGATTCTCTGAATGATTCAATTATGGAAGGGATGTGAGTCACACACCATTAACACGCATTCAGTAGAAGATCGATCGTCTTTTTGCCCCCAAGAATGGCTGGCGAGGGAGATCATGGTTCCTGCAGCGCGACCCAAGACAAAGTCGGTCATCAAATCTGGCTTTGAATGGAGTTCTACTCAGCAGTTGTGGCTTAATTTAAATGAATCTAGTCAACAATTGTGTGTGGAATTTCTTGTGCATCTTATCCCTAATCGACCCCATTTGCCCTAATTGCGAGGGCAAGCCATCCAGAAGGCTCACACCAACATCTAGCCCGAATATTCTCACAgttctttttgtttcatttttttttattttttaactcgaTCAATTATTGGGTTTAATATTCGTTCcgcataaataatatatatatagatcataCTTTCCAAGATTCAAGTTAACAGCTTCTTCTTAAAATACTAGCACTGCCAGATTCTGCGTTTCTTCCTAGGGTTTTTCTCTAGAGTTTTGTCACTTCATTGTATTTCTTTACGATAAAATGTGAAAAGCAATACCAAAATGATTAATAGGTAAACGAAGCAGGAGTAGAGCTTTCTTCCTCTTTTAATCAGTGATAACTTGGGGTCATCCTACGTTAATCTGTGCCTATTCAGGAGTGAATTTCTAGCCgtgtttggatttattttttttaataattaaatttattctttttagtgttttataatagttgatattaaaaataaaaaaatattttaatatatttctaaataaaaaatatttttatcaccaCTAAACTAATGTACACAGTGAGGTCATTATGCATTCTACGAGAGTTGGCAgactaatttataaaaaaaattattattatattaggtTAGCCCCTCGTTTTTGCTCTACAAAGGTCAGTGCTCCTAGGGGTTTTGCTCGCTCGCACTTTATGATCAAACTGTTTTATAacgtagagaaagaaaaagtgcGAATAAATTTTGACAGGGGAAAGAAACTCTAATAACTTACAAGGGCTTTTGGGTGTTTTTTCCTTGCATATTACAAAGTACAGACCAATCAGGGAACAAATATTATGTAGAAAGCAACTCCACTAAGAACAGGGAAGGACGACCATGCAAAGGTATGAAAACGTTAAATGGAAGCACTGACATGGTGCACAAATGGCTAAGTAGTAATGGAATTCTGATGAACCAAACGCATTTGGTCTGTGGGTCTGCTCGTGTCGTGGGTCCTTTTGGCGTTAGTGGAATCTGGAATCTGCGTACATATTATTTACACGTATCATCAGGAAATTAAAACCTGTATAAAAGGAACCGTAGCGCTGCCATCATAGTCTCATAAAACTCTCTGCCTAAATAAGTTTTTTCCTATCAGGTCTTTGAGTCTAAGCTGCGTGGTTGATATGAATAGCTTTGATAGAGCAAAGCCCTTCGTTGCTGTAATATTCTTGCAAGTTGGGTTTGCAGGGATGGATATTCTGTCCAAGGCTGCGCTGAATCAAGGGATGAGCAATTATGTGCTTGTGGTGTATCGCCATGCCGTTGCCACTGTTGTCATTGCCCCCTTCGCAGCAATTCTAgacaagtctctctctctctctctcacacacacacaactaAAACTGAACAAACAATAATGTCTTGCCttaatttctcttccttttttaaaCAGGAAACTCAGGCCGAAGATGACTCTCTCAATCTTCATCAAGCTAGTAGCGCTCAGCTTACTGGAGtaattttctaataacaaatcCAACTTTCCTTCTTTCTATTCCTTTGATAACCCttaaccatataaaaatctCTACCTGGGCAGGCCTGTTATCGACCAAAACTTGTATTTTCTAGGGATGAAGTACACAACAGCAACATTTGCCGCTGCTATTGTCAATGTTCTTCCTGCAATCACCTTTATAATCGCTTGGATCGTTAGGTAACTGTGAGATAATATCATGTGCAATTTAGCTGCATTGCAAAGGATATAGATAAACTGTAAAGCACCTACTAGTATTACTTAAAAACACTGTCGATGTTCTTGTTGCATCTAAATACTGCTTCTTCCTGCCTAGGCTTGAGAAAGTGAAAATCGGATCTCTCCACAGCCAAGCTAAGCTGGCTGGGACCATAGCAACAGTTGCTGGAGCAATGTTGATGACACTAATGAAAGGCCCATTGATCGAGTTCTTTCGGATAAAAGGAAATGCTTATCATGAAAACGGGACTGGTGGAATTGATCTCCATAGCTCAATCAAGGGTGCACTAATGATCACCGTGGGGTGCTTCAGCTGGGCCTGTTTCATGATTCTGCAAGTAAGTTGCCAACATGCCTTGCATAGAACACAATTAATCTGTTGATAGATCTCCTCGACAATTTTAACCTCTGATTCATTTCTCTAGGCCATCACACTGAAATCCTATCCTGCAGAACTCTCTCTAACGGCTTGGATTTGCCTGCTTGGCACAATTGAGGGCGCCGTGGTGGCACTGGTAGCAGAAAACGGAAAACCTTCTGTCTGGGCTATAAACTGGGATATGAAATTACTTGCAGCCGTCTACAGTGTAAGAAAATCAAACCAGCTATTAAGGGGggaaaactaaattaataataaagccCACGTACATCTTGATCGACCCTAATTAAAGAAATTGCTCTCATCAGAGTATACTCTGAAATGAACACTCAAGCAATTATTTCTAGAACCATTGTAGTGGTTGAATTAGACTATACcttcttgattgaaaaaaagaaagaaaacaatcattactaatctgtttttttttttttaaaaaaaaaaactacttaacTCTGTTGTAA encodes:
- the LOC7454912 gene encoding WAT1-related protein At2g37460, yielding MNSFDRAKPFVAVIFLQVGFAGMDILSKAALNQGMSNYVLVVYRHAVATVVIAPFAAILDKKLRPKMTLSIFIKLVALSLLEPVIDQNLYFLGMKYTTATFAAAIVNVLPAITFIIAWIVRLEKVKIGSLHSQAKLAGTIATVAGAMLMTLMKGPLIEFFRIKGNAYHENGTGGIDLHSSIKGALMITVGCFSWACFMILQAITLKSYPAELSLTAWICLLGTIEGAVVALVAENGKPSVWAINWDMKLLAAVYSGIFCSGLAYYIQGIVMKDRGPVFVTAFSPLCMVIVAVMSCIIWAEQMYLGRILGAIIIVAGLYLVVWGKSKDYKTSSPPADEQTIPVKQTTVA